The following are encoded in a window of Drosophila simulans strain w501 chromosome 3L, Prin_Dsim_3.1, whole genome shotgun sequence genomic DNA:
- the LOC27206235 gene encoding mucin-22 isoform X7: MRLFLVAVLAAYLAYVAAQSQSDTVTAVATPVIKAQPCCESVRQTLIEIRKDIRLWLLDRLFGKLILLHDGELLGNPNYVNCVNGKKQLPLLDGSSITDQSASTNTITKIINDGLSSQTTTPAAPVVEVTQGSSSNGNGNSTQSSTTTTTTTTTSSDAGQSTTSSDPVVEVSQGTNGDNSSTQSSTTTTTSSDEGQTNTSSAPVVEVTQGSSSNGDGNSTQSSTTTTTTTTTSSDASQSTTSSDPVVEVSQGTNGDGSSTQSSSSTTTTTSSDEGQTTTSSAPVVEVTQGSSSNGDGNSTQSSTTTTTTTTTSSDAGQSTTSSDPVVEVSQGTNGDGSSTQSSSSTTTTTSSDEDQTTTSSAPVVEVTQGSSSNGDGNSTQSSTTTTTKTTTSSDAGQSTTSSDPVVEVSQGTNGDGSSTQSSSSTTTTTSSDEGQTTTSSAPVVEVTQGSSSNGDGNSTQSSTTTTTTTTTSSDAGQSTTSSDPVVEVSQGTNGDGSSTQSSSSTTTTTSSDEGQTTSSSAPVVEVTQGSSSNGDGNSTQSSTTTTTTTTTSSDAGQSTTSSDPVVEVSQGTNGDGSSTQSSSSTTTTTSSDEGQTTTSSAPVVEVTQGSSSNGDGNSTQSSTTTTTTKTTSSDAGQSTTSSDPVVKVSQGTNGDGSSTQSSSSTTTTTSSDEGQTTTSSAPVVEVTQGSSSNGDGNSTQSSTTTTTTTTTSSDAGQSTTSSDPVVEVSQGTNGDGSSTQSSSSTTTTTSSDEDQTTTSSAPVVEVTQGSSSNGDGNSTQSSTTTTTKTTTSSDAGQSTTSSDPVVEVSQGTNGDGSSTQSSSSTTTTTSSDEGQTTTSSAPVVEVTQGSSSNGDGNSTQSSTTTTTTTTTSSDAGQSTTSSDPVVEVSQGTNGDGSSTQSSSSTTTTTSSDEGQTTSSSAPVVEVTQGSSSNGDGNSTQSSTTTTTTTTTSSDAGQSTTSSDPVVEVSQGTNGDGSSTQSSSSTTTTTSSDEGQTTTSSAPVVEVTQGSSSNGDGNSTQSSTTTTTTKTTSSDAGQSTTSSDPVVKVSQGTNGDGSSTQSSSSTTTTTSSDEGQTTTSSAPVVEVTQGSSSNGDGNSTQSSTTTTTTTTTSSDAGQSTTSSDPVVEVSQGTNGDNSSNQSSSSTTTTTSSDEGQTTTSSAPVVEVTQGSSSNGDGNSTQSSTTTTTTTTKSSDAGQSTTSSDPVVEVSQGTNGDNSSTQSSTTTTTSSDEGQTSTSSGPVVEVTQGSSSNGDGNSTQSLTTTTTTTTTSSDAGQSTTSSDPVVEVSQGTNGDNSSTQSSSSTTTTTSSDEGQTSTSSSPVVEVTQGSSSNGDGNSTQSSTTTTTTTTTSSDVGQSTTSSDPVVEVSQGTNGDGSSTQSSSSTTTTTSSDEGQTSTSSSPVVEVTQGSSSNGDGNSTQSSTTTTTTTTTSSDAGQSTTSSDPVVEVSQGTNGDNSSTQSSSSTTTSTSSDEGQTSTSSSPVVEVTQGSSSNGDGNSTQSSTTTTTTTTTSSDAGQSTTSSDPVVEVSQGTNGDNSSTQSSSSTTTSTSSDEGQTSTSSSPVVEVTQGSSSNGDGNSTQSSTTTTTTTTTSSDAGQSTTSSDPVVEVSQGTNGDNSSTQSSTTTTTSSDEGQTNTSSAPVVEVTQGSSSNGDGNSTQSSTTTTTTTTTSSDAGQSTTSSDPVVEVSQGTNGDNSSTQSSSSTTTTTSSDEGQTSTSSSPVVEVTQGSSSNGDGNSTQSSTTTTTTTTTSSDAGQSTTSSDPVVEVSQGTNGDNSSTQSSTTTTTSSDEGQTNTSSAPVVEVTQGSSSNGDGNSTQSSTTTTTTTTTSSDAGQSTTSSDPVVEVSQGTNGDNSSTQSSTTTTTSSDEGQTNTSSAPVVEVTQGSSSNGDGNSTQSSTTTTTTTTTSSDAGQSTTSSDPVVEVSQGTNGDNSSTQSSSSTTTTTSSDEGQTSTSSSPVVEVTQGSSSNGDGNSTQSSTTTTTTTTTSSDAGQSTTSSDPVVEVSQGTNGDNSSTQSSTTTTTSSDEGQTNTSSAPVVEVTQGSSSNGDGNSTQSSTTTTSSDAGQSTTSSDPVVEVSQGTNGDNSSTQSSSSTTTTTSSDEGQTSTSSSPVVEVTQGSSSNGDGNSTQSSTTTTTTTTTSSDAGQSTTSSDPVAEVSQGTNGDGSSTQSSSSTTTTKEISLKDNGSPKWNKTTKTYSSKTIRIPKSGRKLNSSSSETSTTVTSSSSSKPQTKYSWSSSSRKSYNGGKSKKYWTKRWTKKSRKNNNESSTIVAEESSDSLTDAGVAVTQGNDLSNEGNSGQSTVTSSLPVVDTIADNQNSESSLTSSENTTKYSSKSSKVPKSNGGQSSISTSKTTKTVTTSTSSTPSSSKKTSNSGKSVKTSSTTMTTTSSDQGQSSSGLSPVEKITQGIPQNDIESLNQVTTTTTSSENQVGVPSSPVVKVTKKTYVSKDGKTTRSSTTTTTTTTTKGSNQSGTLTLPAVDASIVAKGLKSSTKTTTTSTKGTKLSDILTLPEVDASLNVGGGKSSSTSTTTTTTISTKGSKSSLSLPEVDASIAINGDGSRSSSIKDTNIWSKIDLSLPKLDASLNVGGGKSRSTSTTTTTTTSRKGSKSSLSLPEVDASIAINGDGSRSASIKDTNILSKIDLSLPKLDASLNVGGGKSRSTSTTTTTTKSTKGSKSSLSLPEVDASIAINGDGSRSASIKDTNILSKIDLSLPKLDASLNVGGGKSRSTSTTTTTTKSTKGSKSSLSLPEVDASIAINGDGSRSASIKDTNILSKIDLSLPKLDASLNVGGGKSSSTSTTTTTTKSTKGSKSSLSLPEVDASIAINGDESRSASIKDTNILSKIDLSLPKLDASLNVGGGKSSSTSTTTSTTTSTTGRKSSKILTVPKIAAGISIDGGISGSTSTKTIKITSKNFVAPKSSSSSKTTTTTTTSKTSSVPKTESKYSWSSSSKKISNPIRLTLPTINAGISVGGGDSSGSWSKLIKRSTNSAETNASDGPSLSGSIGSGAGGSQSAESWSQRSGFSGDSSSVQGSPDIRIRLARGQTGNDAQSQNSNSWTRSATQGSDNLANGAISANGLNMEGSESSGGVATTIPGGSVGVTGQYPYWWGNGRWVGVGARPSWRYGWRPYGSGWGGWNNQY; this comes from the exons ATGCGCTTGTTCCTAGTCGCGGTTTTGGCCGCTTATTTGGCCTACGTAGCGGCCCAATCGCAATCTGATACGGTAACAGCAGTGGCCACCCCAGTTATTAAGGCACAGCCATGTTGTGAAAGTGTTCGGCAAACTCTAATTGAAATACGAAAAGATATTCGCTTGTGGCTGCTGGACAGGCTTTTCGGAAAACTAATTCTTTTGCACGACGGAGAACTTCTCGGCAATCCAAATTATGTGAATTGTGTCAATGGAAAAAAGCAGCTACCACTCTTAGATGGAAGCTCTATTACAGATCAGTCTGCATCTACTAACACTATAACCAAAATCATCAATGATGGACTTTCAAGTCAGACTACCACCCCTGCGGCTCCTGTCGTAGAAGTAACTCAGGGATCCTCTTCGAATGGTAATGGAAACTCTACCCAGTCCTCGACAACAACTACCACTACAACGACGACATCTTCCGATGCTGGCCAATCCACCACCTCATCTGACCCCGTTGTGGAAGTCAGTCAAGGAACAAACGGCGATAACAGCTCCACTCAGTCatccaccacaacaacgacatcttcAGATGAGGGCCAAACTAACACCTCTTCGGCTCCTGTCGTAGAAGTAACTCAGGGATCCTCTTCCAATGGTGATGGAAACTCTACCCAGTCctcgacaacgacgacaactacAACGACGACATCTTCCGATGCTAGCCAATCCACCACCTCATCTGACCCCGTTGTGGAAGTCAGTCAAGGAACAAACGGCGATGGCAGCTCCACTCAGTCTTCATCatccaccacaacaacgacatcttcAGATGAGGGCCAAACTACCACCTCTTCGGCTCCTGTCGTAGAAGTAACTCAGGGATCCTCTTCCAATGGTGATGGAAACTCTACCCAGTCCTCGACAACAACTACCACTACAACGACGACATCCTCAGATGCTGGCCAATCCACCACCTCATCTGACCCCGTTGTGGAAGTCAGTCAAGGAACAAACGGCGATGGCAGCTCCACTCAGTCTTCGTCatccaccacaacaacgacatcttcAGATGAGGACCAAACTACCACCTCTTCGGCTCCTGTCGTAGAAGTAACTCAGGGATCCTCTTCCAATGGTGATGGAAACTCTACCCAGTCctcgacaacgacgacaactaAAACCACGACATCTTCCGATGCTGGCCAATCCACCACCTCATCTGACCCCGTTGTGGAAGTCAGTCAAGGAACAAACGGCGATGGCAGCTCCACTCAGTCTTCGTCatccaccacaacaacgacatcttcAGATGAGGGCCAAACTACCACCTCTTCGGCTCCTGTCGTAGAAGTAACTCAGGGATCCTCTTCCAATGGTGATGGAAACTCTACCCAGTCctcgacaacgacgacaactacAACGACGACATCTTCCGATGCTGGCCAATCCACCACCTCATCTGACCCCGTTGTGGAAGTCAGTCAAGGAACAAACGGCGATGGCAGCTCCACTCAGTCTTCGTCatccaccacaacaacgacatcttcAGATGAGGGCCAAACTACCTCGTCTTCGGCTCCTGTCGTAGAAGTAACTCAGGGATCCTCTTCCAATGGTGATGGAAACTCTACCCAGTCctcgacaacgacgacaactacAACGACGACATCTTCCGATGCTGGCCAATCCACCACCTCATCTGACCCCGTTGTGGAAGTCAGTCAAGGAACAAACGGCGATGGCAGCTCCACTCAGTCTTCATCatccaccacaacaacgacatcttcAGATGAGGGCCAAACTACCACCTCTTCGGCTCCTGTCGTAGAAGTAACTCAGGGATCCTCTTCCAATGGTGATGGAAACTCTACCCAGTCctcgacaacgacgacaactacAAAGACGACATCTTCCGATGCTGGCCAATCCACCACCTCATCTGACCCCGTTGTGAAAGTCAGTCAAGGAACAAACGGCGATGGCAGCTCCACTCAGTCTTCGTCatccaccacaacaacgacatcttcAGATGAGGGCCAAACTACCACCTCTTCGGCTCCTGTCGTAGAAGTAACTCAGGGATCCTCTTCCAATGGTGATGGAAACTCTACCCAGTCctcgacaacgacgacaactacAACGACGACATCTTCCGATGCTGGCCAATCCACCACCTCATCTGACCCCGTTGTGGAAGTCAGTCAAGGAACAAACGGCGATGGCAGCTCCACTCAGTCTTCGTCatccaccacaacaacgacatcttcAGATGAGGACCAAACTACCACCTCTTCGGCTCCTGTCGTAGAAGTAACTCAGGGATCCTCTTCCAATGGTGATGGAAACTCTACCCAGTCctcgacaacgacgacaactaAAACCACGACATCTTCCGATGCTGGCCAATCCACCACCTCATCTGACCCCGTTGTGGAAGTCAGTCAAGGAACAAACGGCGATGGCAGCTCCACTCAGTCTTCGTCatccaccacaacaacgacatcttcAGATGAGGGCCAAACTACCACCTCTTCGGCTCCTGTCGTAGAAGTAACTCAGGGATCCTCTTCCAATGGTGATGGAAACTCTACCCAGTCctcgacaacgacgacaactacAACGACGACATCTTCCGATGCTGGCCAATCCACCACCTCATCTGACCCCGTTGTGGAAGTCAGTCAAGGAACAAACGGCGATGGCAGCTCCACTCAGTCTTCGTCatccaccacaacaacgacatcttcAGATGAGGGCCAAACTACCTCGTCTTCGGCTCCTGTCGTAGAAGTAACTCAGGGATCCTCTTCCAATGGTGATGGAAACTCTACCCAGTCctcgacaacgacgacaactacAACGACGACATCTTCCGATGCTGGCCAATCCACCACCTCATCTGACCCCGTTGTGGAAGTCAGTCAAGGAACAAACGGCGATGGCAGCTCCACTCAGTCTTCATCatccaccacaacaacgacatcttcAGATGAGGGCCAAACTACCACCTCTTCGGCTCCTGTCGTAGAAGTAACTCAGGGATCCTCTTCCAATGGTGATGGAAACTCTACCCAGTCctcgacaacgacgacaactacAAAGACGACATCTTCCGATGCTGGCCAATCCACCACCTCATCTGACCCCGTTGTGAAAGTCAGTCAAGGAACAAACGGCGATGGCAGCTCCACTCAGTCTTCGTCatccaccacaacaacgacatcttcAGATGAGGGCCAAACTACCACCTCTTCGGCTCCTGTCGTAGAAGTAACTCAGGGATCCTCTTCCAATGGTGATGGAAACTCTACCCAGTCctcgacaacgacgacaactacAACGACGACATCTTCCGATGCTGGCCAATCCACCACCTCATCTGACCCCGTTGTGGAAGTCAGTCAAGGAACAAACGGCGATAACAGCTCCAATCAGTCTTCGTCatccaccacaacaacgacatcttcAGATGAGGGCCAAACTACCACCTCTTCGGCTCCTGTCGTAGAAGTAACTCAGGGATCCTCTTCCAATGGTGATGGAAACTCTACCCAGTCctcgacaacgacgacaactacAACGACGAAATCCTCCGATGCTGGCCAATCCACCACCTCATCTGACCCCGTTGTGGAAGTCAGTCAAGGAACAAACGGCGATAACAGCTCCACTCAGTCatccaccacaacaacgacatcttcAGATGAGGGCCAAACTAGCACCTCTTCGGGTCCTGTCGTAGAAGTAACTCAGGGATCCTCTTCCAATGGTGATGGAAACTCTACCCAGTCTTtgacaacgacgacaactacAACCACGACATCTTCCGATGCTGGCCAATCCACCACCTCATCTGACCCCGTTGTGGAAGTCAGTCAAGGAACAAACGGCGATAACAGCTCCACTCAGTCTTCGTCatccaccacaacaacgacatcttcAGATGAGGGCCAAACTAGCACCTCTTCGTCGCCTGTCGTAGAAGTAACTCAGGGATCCTCTTCCAATGGTGATGGAAACTCTACCCAGTCctcgacaacgacgacaactacAACGACGACATCTTCCGATGTTGGCCAATCCACCACCTCATCTGACCCCGTTGTGGAAGTCAGTCAAGGAACAAACGGCGATGGCAGCTCCACTCAGTCTTCGTCatccaccacaacaacgacatcttcAGATGAGGGCCAAACTAGCACCTCTTCGTCGCCTGTCGTAGAAGTAACTCAGGGATCCTCTTCCAATGGTGATGGAAACTCTACCCAGTCCTCGACAACAACTACCACTACAACGACGACATCCTCCGATGCTGGCCAATCCACCACCTCATCTGACCCCGTTGTGGAAGTCAGTCAAGGAACAAACGGCGATAACAGCTCCACTCAGTCTTCGTCATCCACCACAACATCGACATCTTCAGATGAGGGCCAAACTAGCACCTCTTCGTCGCCTGTCGTAGAAGTAACTCAGGGATCCTCTTCCAATGGTGATGGAAACTCTACCCAGTCCTCGACAACAACTACCACTACAACGACGACATCCTCCGATGCTGGCCAATCCACCACCTCATCTGACCCCGTTGTGGAAGTCAGTCAAGGAACAAACGGCGATAACAGCTCCACTCAGTCTTCGTCATCCACCACAACATCGACATCTTCAGATGAGGGCCAAACTAGCACCTCTTCGTCGCCTGTCGTAGAAGTAACTCAGGGATCCTCTTCCAATGGTGATGGAAACTCTACCCAGTCCTCGACAACAACTACCACTACAACGACGACATCCTCCGATGCTGGCCAATCCACCACCTCATCTGACCCCGTTGTGGAAGTCAGTCAAGGAACAAACGGCGATAACAGCTCCACTCAGTCatccaccacaacaacgacatcttcAGATGAGGGCCAAACTAACACCTCTTCGGCTCCTGTCGTAGAAGTAACTCAGGGATCCTCTTCCAATGGTGATGGAAACTCTACCCAGTCctcgacaacgacgacaactacAACGACGAC atctTCCGATGCTGGCCAATCCACCACCTCATCTGACCCCGTTGTGGAAGTCAGTCAAGGAACTAACGGCGATAACAGCTCCACTCAGTCTTCGTCatccaccacaacaacgacatcttcAGATGAGGGCCAAACTAGCACCTCTTCGTCGCCTGTCGTAGAAGTAACTCAGGGATCCTCTTCCAATGGTGATGGAAACTCTACCCAGTCCTCGACAACAACTACCACTACAACGACGACATCCTCCGATGCTGGCCAATCCACCACCTCATCTGACCCCGTTGTGGAAGTCAGTCAAGGAACAAACGGCGATAACAGCTCCACTCAGTCatccaccacaacaacgacatcttcAGATGAGGGCCAAACTAACACCTCTTCGGCTCCTGTCGTAGAAGTAACTCAGGGATCCTCTTCCAATGGTGATGGAAACTCTACCCAGTCctcgacaacgacgacaactacAACGACGACATCTTCCGATGCTGGCCAATCCACCACCTCATCTGACCCCGTTGTGGAAGTCAGTCAAGGAACAAACGGCGATAACAGCTCCACTCAGTCatccaccacaacaacgacatcttcAGATGAGGGCCAAACTAACACCTCTTCGGCTCCTGTCGTAGAAGTAACTCAGGGATCCTCTTCCAATGGTGATGGAAACTCTACCCAGTCctcgacaacgacgacaactacAACGACGACATCTTCCGATGCTGGCCAATCCACCACCTCATCTGACCCCGTTGTGGAAGTCAGTCAAGGAACAAACGGCGATAACAGCTCCACTCAGTCTTCGTCatccaccacaacaacgacatcttcAGATGAGGGCCAAACTAGCACCTCTTCGTCGCCTGTCGTAGAAGTAACTCAGGGATCCTCTTCCAATGGTGATGGAAACTCTACCCAGTCCTCGACAACAACTACCACTACAACGACGACATCCTCCGATGCTGGCCAATCCACCACCTCATCTGACCCCGTTGTGGAAGTCAGTCAAGGAACAAACGGCGATAACAGCTCCACTCAGTCatccaccacaacaacgacatcttcAGATGAGGGCCAAACTAACACCTCTTCGGCTCCTGTCGTAGAAGTAACTCAGGGATCCTCTTCCAATGGTGATGGAAACTCTACCCAGTCCtcgacaacgacgacatctTCCGATGCTGGCCAATCCACCACCTCATCTGACCCCGTTGTGGAAGTCAGTCAAGGAACTAACGGCGATAACAGCTCCACTCAGTCTTCGTCatccaccacaacaacgacatcttcAGATGAGGGCCAAACTAGCACCTCTTCGTCGCCTGTCGTAGAAGTAACTCAGGGATCCTCTTCCAATGGTGATGGAAACTCTACCCAGTCctcgacaacgacgacaactacAACGACGACATCTTCCGATGCTGGCCAATCCACCACCTCATCTGACCCCGTTGCGGAAGTCAGTCAAGGAACAAACGGCGATGGCAGCTCCACTCAGTCTTCGTCATCCACTACAACAACGAAGGAAATATCTTTAAAGGATAATGGAAGCCCTAAGTGGAATAAAACGACAAAAACGTACTCTTCAAAAACTATCAGAATTCCGAAGTCAGGAAGAAAGTTAAATTCTAGTTCTAGCGAAACTTCAACAACCGTAACGTCAAGTTCTTCCTCAAAGCCACAGACCAAATATTCGTGGTCAAGCTCTTCAAGGAAATCGTATAATGGTGGCAAGTCTAAGAAATATTGGACCAAGCGGTGGACTAAAAAATCACGCAAAAATAACAATGAAAGCTCCACTATTGTTGCAGAGGAATCATCTGACTCACTAACAGATGCTGGAGTTGCTGTCACCCAAGGAAATGATTTAAGCAATGAGGGAAATTCGGGTCAGTCTACAGTTACCTCATCTCTTCCTGTTGTAGATACTATTGCAGATAACCAGAACAGCGAATCAAGCTTAACATCAAGtgaaaatacaacaaaatactCTTCAAAATCCTCCAAGGTTCCCAAGTCTAATGGTGGTCAGTCGAGTATAAGCACTAGCAAAACTACAAAAACCGTAACGACAAGCACTTCCTCAACACCCAGCTCATCAAAGAAAACTTCCAATAGTGGAAAATCGGTCAAGACTTCTTCGACTACTATGACAACAACATCTTCAGATCAGGGCCAATCCAGCTCAGGATTATCCCCTGTTGAAAAGATCACACAGGGAATCCCACAAAACGATATTGAAAGCTTAAATCAGGTCACCACAACGACAACATCATCTGAGAACCAAGTCGGCGTACCTTCTTCCCCTGTTGTTAAAGTAACGAAGAAAACCTATGTAAGCAAAGATGGAAAGACCACCCGGTCATCAactaccacaacaacaactaccacGACCAAAGGAAGTAATCAGTCAGGTACCTTAACTCTTCCGGCGGTCGATGCCAGCATAGTGGCTAAGGGGCTAAAATCGTCAACAAAAACTACAACAACATCCACCAAAGGAACTAAGTTGTCGGATATCTTGACTCTGCCAGAAGTTGATGCCAGCCTAAATGTTGGTGGTGGAAAGTCAAGCTCAACAtcgacaacgacaactacGACGATATCCACAAAGGGAAGTAAATCATCCTTGTCTCTACCGGAAGTTGATGCCAGCATAGCCATTAACGGCGATGGGTCCCGCTCATCATCTATTAAAGATACAAACATTTGGTCAAAGATAGACTTGAGTCTGCCTAAACTGGATGCCAGCCTAAATGTTGGTGGTGGAAAGTCAAGGTCAACAtcgacaacgacaactacGACAACATCCAGAAAGGGAAGTAAGTCATCCTTGTCTCTACCGGAAGTTGATGCCAGCATAGCCATTAACGGCGATGGATCCCGCTCAGCATCTATTAAAGATACAAACATTTTGTCAAAGATAGATCTGAGTCTGCCTAAACTGGATGCCAGCCTTAATGTTGGTGGTGGAAAGTCAAGGTCAACAtcgacaacgacaactacGACAAAATCCACAAAGGGAAGTAAATCATCCTTGTCTCTACCGGAAGTTGATGCCAGCATAGCCATTAACGGCGATGGATCCCGCTCAGCATCTATTAAAGATACAAACATTTTGTCAAAGATAGATCTGAGTCTGCCTAAACTGGATGCCAGCCTTAATGTTGGTGGTGGAAAGTCAAGGTCAACAtcgacaacgacaactacGACAAAATCCACAAAGGGAAGTAAATCATCCTTGTCTCTACCGGAAGTTGATGCCAGCATAGCCATTAACGGCGATGGATCCCGCTCAGCATCTATTAAAGATACAAACATTTTGTCAAAGATAGATCTGAGTCTGCCTAAACTGGATGCCAGCCTAAATGTTGGTGGTGGAAAGTCAAGCTCAACAtcgacaacgacaactacGACAAAATCCACAAAGGGAAGTAAATCATCCTTGTCTCTACCGGAAGTTGATGCCAGCATAGCCATTAACGGCGATGAGTCCCGCTCAGCATCTATTAAAGATACAAACATTTTGTCAAAGATAGATCTGAGTCTGCCTAAACTGGATGCCAGCCTAAATGTTGGTGGTGGAAAGTCAAGCTCAAcatcgacaacaacaagtacaacaacaTCCACAACTGGAAGAAAATCGTCTAAAATTTTGACTGTACCGAAAATTGCTGCCGGCATATCTATCGATGGCGGAATATCAGGTTCAACATCAactaaaactattaaaattacGTCAAAGAACTTTGTAGCACCCAAATCCAGTTCGTCTTCCAAAACTACGACCACAACCACTACATCGAAGACTTCATCGGTCCCAAAAACAGAGTCCAAATACTCCTGGTCTAGTTCGTCGAAGAAAATATCCAATCCTATTCGCTTAACCCTACCTACCATTAACGCAGGTATTTCTGTTGGCGGAGGAGATTCGTCGGGTTCCTGGTCTAAGCTAATCAAGAGGAGCACCAACAGTGCCGAGACGAATGCCAGCGATGGTCCATCTCTTTCCGGTTCTATTGGATCCGGTGCAGGTGGATCTCAGTCTGCTGAATCCTGGTCTCAACGCTCAGGATTTTCGGGTGACAGTTCCAGTGTCCAGGGATCTCCGGACATTCGTATTCGATTGGCCAGAGGACAGACAGGAAACGATGCTCAGTCGCAAAACTCGAATTCTTGGACCCGAAGCGCTACACAAGGCAGCGATAACTTGGCTAATGGAGCAATATCCGCCAATGGCCTCAATATGGAGGGTTCAGAGAGTTCCGGCGGTGTGGCAACTACGATCCCAGGTGGCTCTGTCGGTGTAACCGGACAATATCCATACTGGTGGGGCAACGGCCGTTGGGTGGGTGTTGGAGCCAGGCCCAGTTGGCGATATGGATGGCGTCCTTATGGAAGCGGTTGGGGCGGATGGAACAATCAATATTAG